Proteins from one Oryza sativa Japonica Group chromosome 12, ASM3414082v1 genomic window:
- the LOC4351904 gene encoding uncharacterized protein: protein MAASVSPAASPPRRHRHRHDDSPPRRRRRHDDDSPRHRDDRKRRASPSPSPSPSPSDRDADRHRGKSRASPPRRPRDSDPAESNGGGAPKPGGDNGGDRSPRRARVPDAEEEGGDRRRRPSRVSDDDKEGGRRRRRRSTDSDDERGDRHRRRHRRRSPSSESSDGGRSRRHRRDESSRRQRDERRRDRGGREERRRSPDRKEPTPPLPPPPPLLPELIPGRTGGIYIPPFRMAQMMREVEDKSSPEYQRLSWDALKKSINGLVNKVNATNIKNIVPELFAENLVRGRGLFCQSCIKSQMASPGFTDVFAALVAVVNTKFPEIGRLLLVRVVLQLKRAYKRNDKPQLLAATKFIAHLVNQVVAHELVALELLTVLLENPTDDSVEVAVGFVKECGAMLQDLSPQGLHAIFERFRGILHEGEIDKRVQFLIEGLFAIRKAKFQGFPAIRPELDLVEQEDQFTHEISLEDELDPETNLNVFRANPNFAEDEKAYENLKRSILGAESSDDEEGSDDASDEDAEEESDDEEDEEQMEIRDQTETNLINLRRTIYLTIMSSVDFEEAGHKLLKIKLEPGQEMELCIMLLECCSQERTYLRYYGLLGQRFCMINKVYQENFEKCFVQQYSMIHRLETNKLRNVAKFFAHLLGTDALPWHVLAYIRLTEEDTTSSSRIFIKILFQELSEHLGIRLLNEKLNDPNMQDSFDSIFPKDHPKNTRFSINFFTSIGLGGITETLREYLKNMPRLIMQQQKPASSESGSSDSGSASDSSSSESESSSDESDKKRSKRRKR, encoded by the exons ATGGCCGCCTCCGtctcgcccgccgcctcccctccccgccgccaccgccaccgccacgacgactcccctccccgccgccgccgccgccacgacgacgactccCCGCGCCACCGCGACGACCGCAagcgccgcgcctccccgtccccgtccccgtccccctccccctccgacCGCGACGCCGACCGCCACCGCGGCAAATCTAGGGCTTCCccgccccgccgcccccgcgatTCCGACCCCGCCGAGAGCAACGGAGGAGGAGCACCCAAGCCTGGCGGGGACAACGGCGGCGACCGCTCCCCCCGCCGCGCTAGGGTGCCcgatgcggaggaggagggtggtgaCCGCAGGAGGAGGCCGTCCCGGGTTTCCGACGACGACAAggagggcggccgccgccggaggaggcgcTCCACCGACTCCGACGACGAGAGAGGCGACCGCCACCggaggcgccaccgccgccggagccccaGCTCGGAGTCCTCTGATGGTGGCCGtagccgtcgccaccgtcgtgaCGAGAGCTCCAGGCGGCAGAGAGATGAGAGGCGCCGGGACAGGGGCGGTCGCGAGGAGCGACGCAGGAGCCCTGATAGGAAGGAGCCGACTCCGCCGctgcccccgccaccgccgctcttGCCGGAGTTGATACCCGGCCGCACAGGAGGAATCTACATCCCGCCTTTCCGCATGGCGCAGATGATGAGGGAGGTAGAGGACAAGTCGAGTCCCGAGTACCAGCGTCTCAGCTGGGATGCTCTCAAGAAGAGTATCAATGGTCTGGTGAACAAGGTGAATGCCACCAACATAAAGAATATAGTGCCCGAGCTGTTCGCCGAGAACCTGGTTCGTGGAAGGGGGCTCTTCTGCCAATCGTGCATCAAGTCGCAGATGGCTTCGCCTGGCTTCACAGATGTGTTTGCTGCACTTGTCGCGGTTGTAAATACCAAGTTCCCTGAGATTGGCCGCCTGCTTCTTGTTCGTGTTGTGCTTCAGCTCAAGAGGGCATATAAGCGAAATGACAAG CCACAATTGCTTGCAGCAACCAAATTCATAGCACACTTGGTTAACCAGGTTGTTGCTCATGAGCTCGTGGCGCTGGAGCTTCTTACCGTGCTGCTTGAGAACCCAACTGATGATAGTGTTGAG GTAGCAGTGGGGTTTGTTAAAGAGTGTGGGGCAATGCTACAGGACTTGTCTCCACAAGGGCTTCATG CTATTTTCGAAAGATTTCGAGGTATTCTTCATGAAGGTGAAATAGACAAGCGTGTGCAATTTTTAATTGAAGGACTGTTTGCAATTAGAAAGGCTAAATTTCAG GGATTCCCTGCTATCCGTCCAGAGTTGGATCTTGTGGAGCAGGAAGACCAATTTACTCATGAGATATCCCTTGAAGATGAGCTAGACCCAGAGACTAATCTAA ATGTTTTCAGGGCAAATCCTAATTTTGCTGAAGATGAGAAGGCGTATGAGAACCTAAAAAGAAGCATCCTGGGAGCAGAATCTTCTGATGATGAAGAAGGGTCTGATGATGCTTCTGATGAGGACGCTGAAGAAGAATCTGACGATGAAGAGGATGAAGAGCAGATGGAGATTAGGGATCAAACTGAGACTAATCTCATTAACCTTCGAAGAACCATATATTTGACAATTATGTCGAGTGTTGATTTTGAAGAAGCTGGTCACAAGCTTCTAAAAATTAAACTCGAGCCTGGCCAAGAG ATGGAATTGTGCATCATGCTTCTCGAGTGTTGCAGTCAGGAGAGAACTTATCTTCGATATTATGGATTATTGGGCCAACGATTTTGCATGATTAACAAAGTTTACCAGGAGAACTTTGAGAAGTGTTTTGTGCAGCAGTATTCCATGATACATCGTCTTGAAACAAATAAGCTAAGgaatgttgctaaattttttgcACATCTGTTGGGTACTGATGCACTTCCTTGGCACGTTTTGGCCTACATCAGATTGACTGAGGAGGACACAACGTCTTCATCTCGAATTTTCATTAAAATACTCTTCCAG GAGTTGTCTGAACATCTTGGTATTCGTCTACTCAACGAGAAACTGAATGATCCCAACATGCAAGATTCATTTGATTCAATATTCCCAAAGGATCATCCAAAGAATACAAGGTTCTCCATAAATTTTTTCACCTCCATTGGTCTTGGGGGTATCACAGAGACCCTGAGAGAGTACTTGAAGAATATGCCTCGACTGATAATGCAACAACAGAAACCCGCCTCTTCTGAGTCGGGATCAAGTGATTCAGGATCTGCTTCAGACAGCTCCAGCTCAGAGTCAGAATCGAGCTCTGATGAGAGTGACAAGAAGAGAAGCAAGAGGCGGAAGAGGTAA
- the LOC4351907 gene encoding pentatricopeptide repeat-containing protein At5g27110: MPPRAPAASAARLHAHVLELHGCGGGGGGLALRRAHAASLVSGALATSLPLAGALLLSYAALSDLASARLVLRHHPLRLRSAFLWNSLSRALSSASLPSEALRVYNLMLRSAVRPDDRTFPFALHAAAAAVASAEDKGLELHASALRRGHLADVFTGNTLVAFYAACGKACDARRVFDEMPERDVVSWNSLVSAFLVNGMFHDARRALVSMMRSGFPLNVASLVSVVPACGTEQEEKFGLSIHALAVKVGLNTMVNLANALVDMYGKFGDVEASMQVFDGMLEQNEVSWNSAIGCFLNAGFYGDVLRMFRKMSEHNVMPGSITLSSLLPALVELGSFDLGREVHGYSIKRAMDLDIFVANSLVDMYAKFGSLEKASTIFEQMKDRNVVSWNAMIANLVQNGAETEAFRLVTDMQKSGECPNSITLVNVLPACARMASLKMGKQIHAWSIRRGLMFDLFISNALIDMYSKCGQLSLARNIFERSEKDDVSYNTLILGYSQSPWCFESLLLFKQMRSVGIDYDAVSFMGALSACTNLSVFKHGKEIHCVLVRRLLSGHPFLSNSLLDLYTKGGMLVTASKIFNKITKKDVASWNTMILGYGMHGQIDIAFELFELMKGDGLDYDHVSYIAVLAACSHGGLVDKGKKYFSQMVAQNIEPQQMHYACMVDLLGRAGQLSKCAEIIRDMPFPANSDVWGALLGACRIHGNIELAQWAAEHLFELKPEHSGYYTLMINMYAETGRWNEANKIRKLMKSRKVQKNPAYSWVQDQDGNKLQAFLVGDG; the protein is encoded by the coding sequence atgccgccgcgcgctcccgccgcgtcggcggcgcgccTCCACGCGCATGTCCTCGAGCTCcacggatgcggcggcggcggcggaggcctcgcgctccgccgcgcccacgcggcgtccCTCGTCTCCGGCGCGCTCGCCACGTCCCTGCCGCTCGCGGGCGCGCTGCTCCTCTCGTACGCCGCGCTctccgacctcgcctccgcgcgcctcgtcctccgccaccacccgcTCCGTCTCCGCTCCGCATTCCTCTGGAACTCCCTCTCCCGCGCGCTCTCCTCCGCGTCCCTCCCCTCCGAGGCCCTGCGGGTGTACAACCTCATGCTCCGCTCCGCCGTGCGCCCGGATGACCGCACCTTTCCCTTcgccctccacgccgccgccgcggctgtcgCTTCCGCCGAGGATAAGGGCCTCGAGCTGCACGCCTCGGCTCTCAGGCGGGGGCACCTGGCTGACGTCTTCACGGGCAACACCCTCGTCGCGTTCTACGCGGCCTGTGGAAAGGCCTGCGACGCGCGcagggtgttcgacgaaatgcctgAGCGGGACGTCGTCTCGTGGAACTCGCTTGTGTCAGCGTTCTTGGTGAACGGTATGTTTCATGACGCGAGACGGGCGCTGGTGAGCATGATGAGGAGTGGGTTTCCTTTGAACGTGGCAAGCTTAGTGTCAGTTGTGCCTGCCTGCGGCACAGAGCAAGAGGAGAAGTTTGGGTTGAGCATCCATGCGTTGGCAGTGAAAGTTGGCTTGAACACCATGGTGAATCTCGCGAATGCGTTGGTTGATATGTATGGTAAGTTTGGGGATGTTGAGGCATCGATGCAGGTGTTTGATGGAATGCTGGAACAAAATGAGGTTTCTTGGAATTCTGCAATAGGATGCTTTCTTAATGCAGGGTTTTATGGTGATGTGCTGAGAATGTTTAGGAAAATGTCAGAGCATAATGTCATGCCAGGTTCTATCACATTGTCTAGTTTGCTTCCTGCATTGGTTGAGCTTGGAAGTTTTGATTTGGGAAGGGAGGTGCATGGGTATAGCATAAAGAGAGCAATGGACTTGGATATTTTTGTTGCCAACTCACTTGTTGATATGTATGCCAAATTTGGTTCTTTGGAGAAAGCATCTACCATCTTTGAACAAATGAAGGACCGCAATGTTGTGTCATGGAATGCAATGATCGCAAATCTTGTGCAAAATGGAGCTGAGACTGAGGCGTTCAGGCTTGTCACAGATATGCAAAAAAGTGGGGAATGCCCAAATTCTATCACACTAGTGAATGTGCTTCCAGCTTGTGCGAGGATGGCCTCTCTAAAGATGGGTAAGCAGATCCATGCATGGTCGATCCGTAGAGGCTTAATGTTCGATTTGTTCATATCAAATGCCCTGATTGATATGTATTCCAAATGCGGACAGCTGAGCTTGGCACGGAATATTTTTGAAAGGTCAGAGAAGGACGATGTATCGTACAATACTTTGATTTTGGGATATTCACAGAGTCCATGGTGTTTTgaatctcttcttctttttaagCAGATGAGGTCTGTTGGAATTGATTATGATGCTGTTTCCTTCATGGGAGCTCTATCAGCATGTACCAACTTATCTGTATTTAAGCATGGCAAAGAAATTCATTGTGTTTTGGTTAGGAGATTGTTAAGTGGCCATCCCTTTCTTTCTAATTCCTTGCTGGACTTGTACACTAAAGGTGGAATGCTTGTCACTGCATCAAAGATTTTTAATAAGATTACAAAGAAGGATGTTGCTTCATGGAATACTATGATATTGGGATATGGGATGCATGGTCAAATTGATATTGCATTTGAATTGTTTGAACTGATGAAAGGTGATGGTCTGGACTATGATCATGTATCCTACATTGCAGTGCTTGCAGCATGTAGCCATGGTGGGCTTGTAGACAAAGGGAAGAAATACTTCAGTCAGATGGTTGCTCAAAATATTGAGCCACAGCAAATGCACTATGCTTGCATGGTTGATCTTCTTGGGCGTGCTGGACAACTGTCTAAATGTGCTGAAATTATCAGAGACATGCCTTTTCCTGCAAATTCCGATGTTTGGGGAGCATTGCTTGGGGCTTGCCGTATACATGGAAATATCGAATTAGCACAATGGGCAGCAGAGCATTTGTTTGAATTGAAGCCAGAGCATTCAGGCTACTATACTCTTATGATAAACATGTATGCTGAGACTGGGAGATGGAATGAAGCAAACAAGATCAGGAAATTAATGAAATCGAGGAAAGTACAGAAAAATCCAGCCTATAGCTGGGTACAGGATCAGGATGGCAACAAGTTGCAAGCTTTTCTTGTGGGGGATGGGTAA
- the LOC4351908 gene encoding carboxypeptidase C 1 precursor: MARRGRRSLASPAVAIALFVFLAYGGGGGGGGVCEAAPASAVVKSVPGFDGALPSKHYAGYVTVEEQHGRNLFYYLVESERDPAKDPLVLWLNGGPGCSSFDGFVYEHGPFNFESGGSAKSLPKLHLNPYSWSKVSSVIYLDSPAGVGLSYSKNTSDYNTGDLKTAADSHTFLLKWFQLYPEFLSNPFYIAGESYAGVYVPTLSHEVVKGLHDGVKPTINFKGYMVGNGVCDTVFDGNALVPFAHGMALISDDIYQEAQTACHGNYWNTTTDKCENALYKVDTSINDLNIYDILEPCYHSKTIKKVTPANTKLPKSFQHLGTTTKPLAVRTRMHGRAWPLRAPVRAGRVPSWQEFARGSRPSGVPCMSDEVATAWLNNDDVRAAIHAQPVSSIGSWLICTNVLDFIHDAGSMISYHKNLTGQGYRAFIYSGDHDMCVPYTGTEAWTRSLGYGVIDSWRPWHLNGQVSGYTQGYEHGLTFATIKGAGHTVPEYKPQESLAFYSRWLAGSKL; this comes from the exons ATGGCCAGGCGCGGCCGCCGCTCCCTTGCTTCGcccgccgttgccatcgcccTTTTCGTCTTCCTcgcctacggcggcggcggcggcggcggcggagtatgcgaggccgcgccggcgagcgcggtCGTGAAGAGCGTCCCGGGATTCGACGGCGCCCTCCCGTCGAAGCACTACGCCGG gtACGTGACGGTGGAGGAGCAGCACGGGCGGAACCTGTTCTACTACCTGGTGGAGTCGGAGCGCGACCCGGCGAAGGACCCCCTCGTGCTCTGGCTCAACGGCGGCCCCGGCTGCTCCAGCTTCGACGGCTTCGTCTACGAGCACG GACCATTCAATTTCGAGTCAGGAGGGTCAGCCAAGAGCCTACCGAAGCTTCATCTCAATCCCTATAGCTGGTCCAAG GTATCCAGTGTGATCTACTTGGATTCCCCTGCTGGTGTGGGGCTGTCATACTCCAAGAATACTTCGGATTATAACACCGGGGACCTCAAGACCGCCGCGGATTCGCATACTTTTCTTCTGAAG TGGTTTCAGCTGTACCCTGAGTTCCTGAGCAATCCATTTTACATAGCTGGGGAGTCGTATGCTGGGGTTTATGTTCCTACTCTTTCGCATGAAGTTGTCAAAG GATTACATGATGGAGTGAAGCCTACAATAAACTTCAAG GGCTACATGGTCGGAAATGGTGTTTGCGACACTGTTTTTGATGGTAATGCTCTTGTGCCATTTGCTCATGGAATGGCTCTAATTTCAGACGATATATACCAG GAAGCTCAGACTGCATGCCACGGAAACTACTGGAATACTACCACTGATAAATGTGAAAATGCACTCTACAAAGTCGATACG TCAATTAATGACCTAAATATTTATGACATTCTTGAGCCATGCTACCACAGCAAAACTATCAAGAAAGTGACCCCAGCAAATACCAAATTGCCCAAAAGTTTCCAACATCTTGGTACAACTACCAAGCCCCTTGCTGTAAGAACAAGAATGCATGGGCGTGCTTGGCCTCTGAGAGCTCCTGTGAGAGCGGGGCGTGTGCCATCCTGGCAGGAGTTTGCCAGAGGATCTCGCCCCAGTGGAGTTCCTTGTATG AGTGATGAAGTTGCAACAGCATGGCTGAACAACGATGACGTCAGAGCAGCAATTCATGCCCAACCA GTAAGCTCAATTGGCTCGTGGCTTATATGCACCAACGTGTTGGATTTCATCCATGATGCTGGAAGTATGATCAGTTATCACAAGAACCTCACAGGCCAGGGTTATCGTGCTTTCATATACAG TGGTGATCATGATATGTGTGTACCTTATACCGGGACTGAAGCATGGACCAGATCTTTGGGCTACGGAGTTATTGATTCATGGAGACCGTGGCACCTGAATGGCCAAGTTTCTGG GTACACCCAAGGATATGAACATGGCCTCACCTTTGCTACCATTAAG GGTGCTGGGCACACTGTTCCTGAATACAAACCACAAGAATCATTGGCTTTCTATAGCCGCTGGCTTGCTGGTTCTAAATTGTAA
- the LOC4351908 gene encoding carboxypeptidase C 1 isoform X2 yields MARRGRRSLASPAVAIALFVFLAYGGGGGGGGVCEAAPASAVVKSVPGFDGALPSKHYAGYVTVEEQHGRNLFYYLVESERDPAKDPLVLWLNGGPGCSSFDGFVYEHGPFNFESGGSAKSLPKLHLNPYSWSKVSSVIYLDSPAGVGLSYSKNTSDYNTGDLKTAADSHTFLLKQWFQLYPEFLSNPFYIAGESYAGVYVPTLSHEVVKGLHDGVKPTINFKGYMVGNGVCDTVFDGNALVPFAHGMALISDDIYQEAQTACHGNYWNTTTDKCENALYKVDTSINDLNIYDILEPCYHSKTIKKVTPANTKLPKSFQHLGTTTKPLAVRTRMHGRAWPLRAPVRAGRVPSWQEFARGSRPSGVPCMSDEVATAWLNNDDVRAAIHAQPVSSIGSWLICTNVLDFIHDAGSMISYHKNLTGQGYRAFIYSGDHDMCVPYTGTEAWTRSLGYGVIDSWRPWHLNGQVSGYTQGYEHGLTFATIKGAGHTVPEYKPQESLAFYSRWLAGSKL; encoded by the exons ATGGCCAGGCGCGGCCGCCGCTCCCTTGCTTCGcccgccgttgccatcgcccTTTTCGTCTTCCTcgcctacggcggcggcggcggcggcggcggagtatgcgaggccgcgccggcgagcgcggtCGTGAAGAGCGTCCCGGGATTCGACGGCGCCCTCCCGTCGAAGCACTACGCCGG gtACGTGACGGTGGAGGAGCAGCACGGGCGGAACCTGTTCTACTACCTGGTGGAGTCGGAGCGCGACCCGGCGAAGGACCCCCTCGTGCTCTGGCTCAACGGCGGCCCCGGCTGCTCCAGCTTCGACGGCTTCGTCTACGAGCACG GACCATTCAATTTCGAGTCAGGAGGGTCAGCCAAGAGCCTACCGAAGCTTCATCTCAATCCCTATAGCTGGTCCAAG GTATCCAGTGTGATCTACTTGGATTCCCCTGCTGGTGTGGGGCTGTCATACTCCAAGAATACTTCGGATTATAACACCGGGGACCTCAAGACCGCCGCGGATTCGCATACTTTTCTTCTGAAG CAGTGGTTTCAGCTGTACCCTGAGTTCCTGAGCAATCCATTTTACATAGCTGGGGAGTCGTATGCTGGGGTTTATGTTCCTACTCTTTCGCATGAAGTTGTCAAAG GATTACATGATGGAGTGAAGCCTACAATAAACTTCAAG GGCTACATGGTCGGAAATGGTGTTTGCGACACTGTTTTTGATGGTAATGCTCTTGTGCCATTTGCTCATGGAATGGCTCTAATTTCAGACGATATATACCAG GAAGCTCAGACTGCATGCCACGGAAACTACTGGAATACTACCACTGATAAATGTGAAAATGCACTCTACAAAGTCGATACG TCAATTAATGACCTAAATATTTATGACATTCTTGAGCCATGCTACCACAGCAAAACTATCAAGAAAGTGACCCCAGCAAATACCAAATTGCCCAAAAGTTTCCAACATCTTGGTACAACTACCAAGCCCCTTGCTGTAAGAACAAGAATGCATGGGCGTGCTTGGCCTCTGAGAGCTCCTGTGAGAGCGGGGCGTGTGCCATCCTGGCAGGAGTTTGCCAGAGGATCTCGCCCCAGTGGAGTTCCTTGTATG AGTGATGAAGTTGCAACAGCATGGCTGAACAACGATGACGTCAGAGCAGCAATTCATGCCCAACCA GTAAGCTCAATTGGCTCGTGGCTTATATGCACCAACGTGTTGGATTTCATCCATGATGCTGGAAGTATGATCAGTTATCACAAGAACCTCACAGGCCAGGGTTATCGTGCTTTCATATACAG TGGTGATCATGATATGTGTGTACCTTATACCGGGACTGAAGCATGGACCAGATCTTTGGGCTACGGAGTTATTGATTCATGGAGACCGTGGCACCTGAATGGCCAAGTTTCTGG GTACACCCAAGGATATGAACATGGCCTCACCTTTGCTACCATTAAG GGTGCTGGGCACACTGTTCCTGAATACAAACCACAAGAATCATTGGCTTTCTATAGCCGCTGGCTTGCTGGTTCTAAATTGTAA
- the LOC4351908 gene encoding carboxypeptidase C 1 isoform X3, protein MARRGRRSLASPAVAIALFVFLAYGGGGGGGGVCEAAPASAVVKSVPGFDGALPSKHYAGSCRVAAAAACRYVTVEEQHGRNLFYYLVESERDPAKDPLVLWLNGGPGCSSFDGFVYEHGPFNFESGGSAKSLPKLHLNPYSWSKVSSVIYLDSPAGVGLSYSKNTSDYNTGDLKTAADSHTFLLKQWFQLYPEFLSNPFYIAGESYAGVYVPTLSHEVVKGLHDGVKPTINFKGYMVGNGVCDTVFDGNALVPFAHGMALISDDIYQEAQTACHGNYWNTTTDKCENALYKVDTSINDLNIYDILEPCYHSKTIKKVTPANTKLPKSFQHLGTTTKPLAVRTRMHGRAWPLRAPVRAGRVPSWQEFARGSRPSGVPCMSDEVATAWLNNDDVRAAIHAQPVSSIGSWLICTNVLDFIHDAGSMISYHKNLTGQGYRAFIYSGDHDMCVPYTGTEAWTRSLGYGVIDSWRPWHLNGQVSGYTQGYEHGLTFATIKGAGHTVPEYKPQESLAFYSRWLAGSKL, encoded by the exons ATGGCCAGGCGCGGCCGCCGCTCCCTTGCTTCGcccgccgttgccatcgcccTTTTCGTCTTCCTcgcctacggcggcggcggcggcggcggcggagtatgcgaggccgcgccggcgagcgcggtCGTGAAGAGCGTCCCGGGATTCGACGGCGCCCTCCCGTCGAAGCACTACGCCGG CTCGTGtcgtgtggcggcggcggcggcgtgcaggtACGTGACGGTGGAGGAGCAGCACGGGCGGAACCTGTTCTACTACCTGGTGGAGTCGGAGCGCGACCCGGCGAAGGACCCCCTCGTGCTCTGGCTCAACGGCGGCCCCGGCTGCTCCAGCTTCGACGGCTTCGTCTACGAGCACG GACCATTCAATTTCGAGTCAGGAGGGTCAGCCAAGAGCCTACCGAAGCTTCATCTCAATCCCTATAGCTGGTCCAAG GTATCCAGTGTGATCTACTTGGATTCCCCTGCTGGTGTGGGGCTGTCATACTCCAAGAATACTTCGGATTATAACACCGGGGACCTCAAGACCGCCGCGGATTCGCATACTTTTCTTCTGAAG CAGTGGTTTCAGCTGTACCCTGAGTTCCTGAGCAATCCATTTTACATAGCTGGGGAGTCGTATGCTGGGGTTTATGTTCCTACTCTTTCGCATGAAGTTGTCAAAG GATTACATGATGGAGTGAAGCCTACAATAAACTTCAAG GGCTACATGGTCGGAAATGGTGTTTGCGACACTGTTTTTGATGGTAATGCTCTTGTGCCATTTGCTCATGGAATGGCTCTAATTTCAGACGATATATACCAG GAAGCTCAGACTGCATGCCACGGAAACTACTGGAATACTACCACTGATAAATGTGAAAATGCACTCTACAAAGTCGATACG TCAATTAATGACCTAAATATTTATGACATTCTTGAGCCATGCTACCACAGCAAAACTATCAAGAAAGTGACCCCAGCAAATACCAAATTGCCCAAAAGTTTCCAACATCTTGGTACAACTACCAAGCCCCTTGCTGTAAGAACAAGAATGCATGGGCGTGCTTGGCCTCTGAGAGCTCCTGTGAGAGCGGGGCGTGTGCCATCCTGGCAGGAGTTTGCCAGAGGATCTCGCCCCAGTGGAGTTCCTTGTATG AGTGATGAAGTTGCAACAGCATGGCTGAACAACGATGACGTCAGAGCAGCAATTCATGCCCAACCA GTAAGCTCAATTGGCTCGTGGCTTATATGCACCAACGTGTTGGATTTCATCCATGATGCTGGAAGTATGATCAGTTATCACAAGAACCTCACAGGCCAGGGTTATCGTGCTTTCATATACAG TGGTGATCATGATATGTGTGTACCTTATACCGGGACTGAAGCATGGACCAGATCTTTGGGCTACGGAGTTATTGATTCATGGAGACCGTGGCACCTGAATGGCCAAGTTTCTGG GTACACCCAAGGATATGAACATGGCCTCACCTTTGCTACCATTAAG GGTGCTGGGCACACTGTTCCTGAATACAAACCACAAGAATCATTGGCTTTCTATAGCCGCTGGCTTGCTGGTTCTAAATTGTAA
- the LOC4351908 gene encoding carboxypeptidase C 1 isoform X1, with the protein MARRGRRSLASPAVAIALFVFLAYGGGGGGGGVCEAAPASAVVKSVPGFDGALPSKHYAGSCRVAAAAACRYVTVEEQHGRNLFYYLVESERDPAKDPLVLWLNGGPGCSSFDGFVYEHGPFNFESGGSAKSLPKLHLNPYSWSKVSSVIYLDSPAGVGLSYSKNTSDYNTGDLKTAADSHTFLLKWFQLYPEFLSNPFYIAGESYAGVYVPTLSHEVVKGLHDGVKPTINFKGYMVGNGVCDTVFDGNALVPFAHGMALISDDIYQEAQTACHGNYWNTTTDKCENALYKVDTSINDLNIYDILEPCYHSKTIKKVTPANTKLPKSFQHLGTTTKPLAVRTRMHGRAWPLRAPVRAGRVPSWQEFARGSRPSGVPCMSDEVATAWLNNDDVRAAIHAQPVSSIGSWLICTNVLDFIHDAGSMISYHKNLTGQGYRAFIYSGDHDMCVPYTGTEAWTRSLGYGVIDSWRPWHLNGQVSGYTQGYEHGLTFATIKGAGHTVPEYKPQESLAFYSRWLAGSKL; encoded by the exons ATGGCCAGGCGCGGCCGCCGCTCCCTTGCTTCGcccgccgttgccatcgcccTTTTCGTCTTCCTcgcctacggcggcggcggcggcggcggcggagtatgcgaggccgcgccggcgagcgcggtCGTGAAGAGCGTCCCGGGATTCGACGGCGCCCTCCCGTCGAAGCACTACGCCGG CTCGTGtcgtgtggcggcggcggcggcgtgcaggtACGTGACGGTGGAGGAGCAGCACGGGCGGAACCTGTTCTACTACCTGGTGGAGTCGGAGCGCGACCCGGCGAAGGACCCCCTCGTGCTCTGGCTCAACGGCGGCCCCGGCTGCTCCAGCTTCGACGGCTTCGTCTACGAGCACG GACCATTCAATTTCGAGTCAGGAGGGTCAGCCAAGAGCCTACCGAAGCTTCATCTCAATCCCTATAGCTGGTCCAAG GTATCCAGTGTGATCTACTTGGATTCCCCTGCTGGTGTGGGGCTGTCATACTCCAAGAATACTTCGGATTATAACACCGGGGACCTCAAGACCGCCGCGGATTCGCATACTTTTCTTCTGAAG TGGTTTCAGCTGTACCCTGAGTTCCTGAGCAATCCATTTTACATAGCTGGGGAGTCGTATGCTGGGGTTTATGTTCCTACTCTTTCGCATGAAGTTGTCAAAG GATTACATGATGGAGTGAAGCCTACAATAAACTTCAAG GGCTACATGGTCGGAAATGGTGTTTGCGACACTGTTTTTGATGGTAATGCTCTTGTGCCATTTGCTCATGGAATGGCTCTAATTTCAGACGATATATACCAG GAAGCTCAGACTGCATGCCACGGAAACTACTGGAATACTACCACTGATAAATGTGAAAATGCACTCTACAAAGTCGATACG TCAATTAATGACCTAAATATTTATGACATTCTTGAGCCATGCTACCACAGCAAAACTATCAAGAAAGTGACCCCAGCAAATACCAAATTGCCCAAAAGTTTCCAACATCTTGGTACAACTACCAAGCCCCTTGCTGTAAGAACAAGAATGCATGGGCGTGCTTGGCCTCTGAGAGCTCCTGTGAGAGCGGGGCGTGTGCCATCCTGGCAGGAGTTTGCCAGAGGATCTCGCCCCAGTGGAGTTCCTTGTATG AGTGATGAAGTTGCAACAGCATGGCTGAACAACGATGACGTCAGAGCAGCAATTCATGCCCAACCA GTAAGCTCAATTGGCTCGTGGCTTATATGCACCAACGTGTTGGATTTCATCCATGATGCTGGAAGTATGATCAGTTATCACAAGAACCTCACAGGCCAGGGTTATCGTGCTTTCATATACAG TGGTGATCATGATATGTGTGTACCTTATACCGGGACTGAAGCATGGACCAGATCTTTGGGCTACGGAGTTATTGATTCATGGAGACCGTGGCACCTGAATGGCCAAGTTTCTGG GTACACCCAAGGATATGAACATGGCCTCACCTTTGCTACCATTAAG GGTGCTGGGCACACTGTTCCTGAATACAAACCACAAGAATCATTGGCTTTCTATAGCCGCTGGCTTGCTGGTTCTAAATTGTAA